TAACTTGTGCCCGGTGTTCAATGTCTCTTGTCATGGACAAGTGAGCTCAAAATGTTCATACTAGGTTCAATAAAGGAGTGATTTCAAATGAATCAAGAAACATTGGATCTATTCAAAACACTTACCGAATTCCCGGCAGCTCCAGGCTTTGAGCGCGAACTCCGCGCTTACGTCAAGGATGCCATGGCCCCTTATACCGAAGAGTTCGTGCAAGATCGTCTCGGAAGTCTGTTTGGCGTACTGCGCGGTGAGGAAAACGGACCAAAAATTATGGTCGCTGGACATTTTGACGAAGTTGGCTTTATGGTAACTGGAATTACTAACACCGGAATGATTCGTTTTCAACCACTAGGCGGCTGGCTCGCCTCTGCTGTTGCTTCTCAGCGTCTCCAAATCATTACACCTAAAGGAACACTGACTGGTGTTGTTGGCAGCACTCCCATCCATCTACTTAGTAATGAAGAACGCGGTAAGACTGGCGAAATCAGCAAAATGTATATTGATATCGGTGCAGACAGTCGTGAAGAAGCAGAGAGCTTTGGCGTAAGACCAGGCCAACAAATACTGCCGATTTGTCCTTTCACCCCTCTTGCTAATCCCAAAAAAATCTTGGCTAAAGCTTGGGATAACCGCTATGGTGTAGGACTCGCCATTGAACTAGTTAAAGCGTTGCACGGCAAAAAGCTGCCGAATACCGTTTTCGCTGGTGCTACTGTACAAGAGGAAGTAGGACTTCGGGGGGCGCGTACTGCGGCTAATCTCCTGTCACCGGACATCTTCTTCGGTCTGGACGCTAGCGCTGCTGCCGATATGACAGGTGACAGTCAGGCATTTGGCCATCTGGGTAAAGGAGCTCTCCTGCGCATTTTTGATCCTACGATGGTTACCCATCGCGGTCTGATTGAATATGTACAGGATACTGCGGATACTCACCGGATCAAATATCAGTATTTTGTATCCCAAGGCGGAACAGATGCGGGTCAGGTTCATGTTAGTGGAATCGGTGTCCCATCAGCAGTAATCGGAATATGCTCCCGCTACATACACACCGCTTCATCAGTTATTCACAGTGATGACTACGAAGCTGCTAAAGAGCTTCTGATCAAGCTGGTAGAAGGTCTTGATCGGACCACACTGCAGACGATTATTGAGAACAGCTAATCTAATGGCATGACACAATAAGAAGCCCTCAAACACTTTCGTAGTGAATGAGGGCTTTACTTATAATCACAAAAACCTTTCAGGAGCTCTCAGCTCACATCTCACAATGAAATGCAGGACTAAAGAAAGCCTACAAATGATCAGCTTTTTGTACAGATATCATCTTCATTAAGTCCAAAAACTGCAAATGTGCAGGTATATCCTCACTTATGGCTTGAAGGCTTCTTCTGAGGCAAGAATAACTGCAGATTTGCAGGAATTAATGCTTTAGCCATCCTTTTTGCCATTTAAAAATGTACTTTTGCAGGTTTATTCATTATAGAAATTGATTAGTTAACCATCAGCATTTTTGAAATACACCGTGCTGCTTATACCCTTGATCGATCCTTACATTTACGTAAAAAAGCCCGCCTAATCGGCGAGCTTTCTTCTCGAACTTATTTAAATCATATCCAGCGGCACTTTCCAGGCTGGTACTGGGAAAGCTTCGTCCAGCTTCCACATTTCTTCATCACTTAGCGTAATTAAACCTGCGGCAGCATTCTCAATGACGTGCTTACGAGAAGAAGCTTTTGGAATAGTAATGACATCCTCTTCACGGATCGTCCAAGCGAGCATAATCTGAAGCGGAGTTACATTATGGGCACTGGCGATTTCCAGAACGACTTCACTTTCGATAACTCCTTTTCGGAGCGAACCTGCCTGAGCAAGCGGTGAGTAAGCCATTACCGGGATCTTGTGACTTTTCTGCCATGGTAGCAGTTCAGCTTCAATTCCTCTGGACCCTAAATGATAAAGAACCTGATTGGTAGCACAATGAGTTCCCCCATCAATCCTTAGCAGCTCTTTCATATCTTCGGTATCGAGGTTGGATACACCCCATCTTGCTATTTTTCCTTGAGAGACTAGTTTCTCCATACCCTGGACAGTCTCTTCTAGTGGGATATCTCCCCGCCAATGCAGTAGATAAAGATCCAGATGATCCGTATTCAAGCGTTTCAAGCTTTCTTCACAGCTGCGGACTAGGCGCTCATTACCTGCATTATGTGGATAGACTTTTGATACCAAGAAAACCTCATCTCGAATCCCTTTGATAGCCTCACCTACTAAAAGCTCCGAGCGTCCGTCCCCATACATCTCAGCCGTATCTATTAAATCCATGCCTAATTCCACACCTAATCGCAGGGCAGCGATCTCTTCCTCCCTACGGGAAGCGTCGTCTCCCATATTCCAAGTTCCCTGTCCAATTCTGGGAAGTGACGTTCCATCTGGAAGCAGGATGCGCTTAGATTGGTTCATTTTTGCGATTTCATTCAAATGTTCGATTGAATCCTTAGTCATATTAAAAATCCCCTTATTGAAGTATTGTATACTTACTTTATACGACCTATAAGAACCTTTCTAAACATCTGAATCGTGTCCAATTTATAACTAATCTCTGTTTGAAGAGAAAAAGTAACGAATGAATACCAAACTAAGCTATCAGTTTTAGCCCCACAGCTGCACCCAGAATCATAATAATACAAACGATCCGGCGCCAGTCTTTGGCTTCTCCAAACAACAACATCCCTAGAATCGCTCCACCGGATGCACCGATTCCCGTCCATACCGCATAAGCTGTCCCCATCGGCAAACTCTCCATCGCTAATGCCAGAAGTAAAAAGCTTCCTCCGAAACCAAGGATGAGCAGCGCAACCGACAGCATATTCCGGTGTTTATTCAACCTATTAATCATAGCCACTCCGAACATTTCAAATAAGCCAGCAAAGACCAGAAATACCCATGCCATTTAAGACTCCCCCTTTACTTCAGGTTCTTTGGTTACCATTTTCAAACCAATAACTCCTACCAGCAAAATAAGCACTAGAACCAGCTTCATGATTTTGAAGGGTTCTCCGAAAATAATCATTTCTGCAAGAACTGTACCTGCGGTTCCTAAACCAACAAACACGGCATATACCGTGCCCACCGGCAGTTTGGCACTTGCTGAAATAATCACATAGAAGCTTATTATTATAGCCACCACCGTTATCAGCCACTCCCACACTGAGGAGGCATGTTTCAAGCCAATGACCCACATGACCTCGAAAACAGCTGCACCAACCACCTTTAGCCACTCTGCATTGTTTTTCATTTCAAGCCCTCCTTCAATTCACCTACTTTATAATTGCCCACGAAACAAACAAATAAGCCCGGAAGGTCATCGTCATATATGACGATACCTCCCGGGCTTTTATCCCTCCGTGTAGACACGAACGATACGGCTCGTGCGTTTTCCCTCGGACCAGACCAGCTGTGCAACGACTGCGGAACCCTAGAAAACAATAACTATTAAGTTACAACGTATGTTAGCAAATCGGGGTAGAAAAATCAACCCTTCTATTTAGCTTACACCTCTATGATTTTTTTTTAATTCGCAATGCTTGGTAGGGCTTCGATTCTAGATTCACAGTACATTCACCTGAATATGTACCTTCTAATCTCTTTATCGTCATGTTCCACGTATCAATGAGATCGATAGTAAATTGGATTCCTTCTGGGAGTATAAATTTTTTGAGGGCAGGACGTTTGGCGCCATAATAGACCAAATAATATTCGCCATCGACACCCCCAGTTGCAGCATCATGATGAAAGTTGGCTTTAACTGATCCCAGTTGTGGCCCTTGCTCCATTATGTCTTTCAAGAATTTAATCCTCGCTGGACTCTCACCATGAAGCTCTCCACCATGAGACCACCAAATAATCTCATCTGGGTGAAAAAACGTTTCGCCATGCGTGACATAAGCGCCTTGCGCAGCGCCTTGCCAGAAGCATTCGACCATCCGCTCACCCGTTATATTTCCCCAGCCATGGTTCAAGTTACCCTCATACTGGCACTCATCGATGACAATCGGCTTACGATACAGGTCACGCCATTCCTTGATATGATACATTAGCTCATGATGCTGAACACTGACATGAGTAACCCATGGCTTGCCATGATCATACCAATGACCAATAAGATTCTTATAATGAATCTCCATGTTCTGCCAATTGTGGATGGAACGTAAATGTTGATAGGGATCATACTGCTGCAGAGTGCGGAAGAAACGGTCCCAATCCTCCATTTTCTTCTTGTGCATTAAATCGTATTCATTCGCTAATGACCACCATATACCATGATACGAGGAAAGACGGGCTATCGCATAGCGCAGATAGAAGTCATCGGTTTCAGACGGCATGCTTGCAAATCCCCAGCGATCATAAGGATGGAACAAAATCAGATCTACTTCAATCCCCAAATGCTGGAGCTCCTCAATCCTACGCTCTAGATGGCGCCAATAATCCGGATTAAAGACGGAGAAATCAAAACCATCCTTCAAATTCCCTTGGAAGGGGTAGAATTCCGGCTCATTCA
This window of the Paenibacillus sp. FSL R10-2734 genome carries:
- a CDS encoding multidrug efflux SMR transporter, which produces MAWVFLVFAGLFEMFGVAMINRLNKHRNMLSVALLILGFGGSFLLLALAMESLPMGTAYAVWTGIGASGGAILGMLLFGEAKDWRRIVCIIMILGAAVGLKLIA
- a CDS encoding DUF5605 domain-containing protein, which gives rise to MSNVLNTALTTEQWGIAEVELHGPQSGNPFQDIQLSAIFRLMNRTVEVEGFYDGNGLYYIRFMPDSLGEWTFETHSNVPEMDSIQGILNVTSPSEGKHGPVRVKDQIHFAYADGTPFFPFGTTSYVWNHQGEALELKTLASLEASGAFNKIRMCVFPKHYDYNMNEPEFYPFQGNLKDGFDFSVFNPDYWRHLERRIEELQHLGIEVDLILFHPYDRWGFASMPSETDDFYLRYAIARLSSYHGIWWSLANEYDLMHKKKMEDWDRFFRTLQQYDPYQHLRSIHNWQNMEIHYKNLIGHWYDHGKPWVTHVSVQHHELMYHIKEWRDLYRKPIVIDECQYEGNLNHGWGNITGERMVECFWQGAAQGAYVTHGETFFHPDEIIWWSHGGELHGESPARIKFLKDIMEQGPQLGSVKANFHHDAATGGVDGEYYLVYYGAKRPALKKFILPEGIQFTIDLIDTWNMTIKRLEGTYSGECTVNLESKPYQALRIKKKS
- a CDS encoding SMR family transporter: MKNNAEWLKVVGAAVFEVMWVIGLKHASSVWEWLITVVAIIISFYVIISASAKLPVGTVYAVFVGLGTAGTVLAEMIIFGEPFKIMKLVLVLILLVGVIGLKMVTKEPEVKGES
- a CDS encoding M42 family metallopeptidase; this translates as MNQETLDLFKTLTEFPAAPGFERELRAYVKDAMAPYTEEFVQDRLGSLFGVLRGEENGPKIMVAGHFDEVGFMVTGITNTGMIRFQPLGGWLASAVASQRLQIITPKGTLTGVVGSTPIHLLSNEERGKTGEISKMYIDIGADSREEAESFGVRPGQQILPICPFTPLANPKKILAKAWDNRYGVGLAIELVKALHGKKLPNTVFAGATVQEEVGLRGARTAANLLSPDIFFGLDASAAADMTGDSQAFGHLGKGALLRIFDPTMVTHRGLIEYVQDTADTHRIKYQYFVSQGGTDAGQVHVSGIGVPSAVIGICSRYIHTASSVIHSDDYEAAKELLIKLVEGLDRTTLQTIIENS
- a CDS encoding aldo/keto reductase; amino-acid sequence: MTKDSIEHLNEIAKMNQSKRILLPDGTSLPRIGQGTWNMGDDASRREEEIAALRLGVELGMDLIDTAEMYGDGRSELLVGEAIKGIRDEVFLVSKVYPHNAGNERLVRSCEESLKRLNTDHLDLYLLHWRGDIPLEETVQGMEKLVSQGKIARWGVSNLDTEDMKELLRIDGGTHCATNQVLYHLGSRGIEAELLPWQKSHKIPVMAYSPLAQAGSLRKGVIESEVVLEIASAHNVTPLQIMLAWTIREEDVITIPKASSRKHVIENAAAGLITLSDEEMWKLDEAFPVPAWKVPLDMI